From Streptosporangium album, the proteins below share one genomic window:
- a CDS encoding response regulator transcription factor: protein MRVLVVEDERVLADAIATGLRREAMAVDVAYDGASALERTGYIDYDVIVLDRDLPKVHGDEVCRRLVAERTASRILMLTASGDVDDKVEGLGLGADDYLAKPFVFIELVARVRALGRRSAPALPPVLERAGVRLDPGKRLVTRDGQEVALTKKEFAVLEELMRAEGAVVSQEDLLDKAWDENIDPFTNVVRVTMMTLRKKLGEPQVIETVPGVGYKL from the coding sequence GTGCGGGTGCTTGTGGTTGAGGACGAGCGGGTGCTCGCCGACGCGATCGCGACCGGGCTCCGGCGGGAGGCCATGGCCGTGGATGTGGCCTACGACGGTGCCAGCGCGCTGGAACGGACCGGCTACATCGACTATGACGTGATCGTCTTGGACCGGGACCTGCCCAAGGTCCACGGCGACGAGGTCTGCCGCCGCCTGGTGGCGGAGCGGACCGCGTCGCGCATCCTGATGCTGACCGCCTCCGGGGACGTCGACGACAAGGTGGAGGGGCTGGGGCTGGGCGCCGACGACTACCTGGCCAAACCCTTCGTGTTCATCGAGCTCGTCGCGCGGGTGCGGGCGCTGGGCCGCCGCTCGGCCCCGGCGTTGCCGCCGGTGCTGGAACGGGCCGGGGTCCGCCTCGACCCGGGCAAGCGGCTGGTCACCAGGGACGGTCAGGAGGTCGCGCTCACCAAGAAGGAGTTCGCGGTCCTGGAGGAGCTGATGCGCGCCGAGGGCGCCGTCGTCAGCCAGGAGGATCTGCTGGACAAGGCCTGGGACGAGAACATCGACCCGTTCACCAACGTGGTGCGCGTCACCATGATGACGCTGAGGAAGAAGCTGGGCGAGCCTCAGGTGATCGAGACGGTGCCCGGAGTCGGATACAAGCTGTGA
- a CDS encoding lytic transglycosylase domain-containing protein: MSHLPRLWAFVTILAVVVALAVVGGVVFVVTRPTGSLTVAAAESGVRDLAALTPVPSPPVASPTPAPQSAEIALTPPRLLVISQATLSQQTLEDISQLKYVEKVDSFDGGAVKVSGVGLNLLAVDPSRFRTWAPKAVAEQPGVWSALAAGEFVADSSAVRRLGLALGSQYQVDGGIRLRVAASAPFGLPGVDGLVSAETGRRLGLLPGVALLVNGPQKAVATLNARVRRLLSSGAQVVTVGAGRTAAVKKPTIGRPATENATTDEATTGRQPGAVRQVAVGRPGSYLELYRRSAVACPGLSWTVLAAIGQVESSHGRNNGPSSAGAQGPMQFMPATWKTYGVDGDGDGVANIWSPYDAVPSAAGYLCANGAGQGGKKLEKAIWFYNHSWSYVAKVMSISQGYARAYP; encoded by the coding sequence GTGTCGCATCTTCCCCGGTTGTGGGCTTTCGTCACGATACTCGCCGTCGTGGTCGCGCTCGCGGTCGTCGGCGGCGTGGTGTTCGTCGTCACCCGTCCCACCGGCTCTCTCACGGTCGCCGCGGCCGAGTCCGGCGTCCGGGACCTGGCGGCGCTCACCCCTGTGCCCAGCCCTCCGGTCGCCAGCCCCACCCCGGCACCCCAGAGCGCCGAGATCGCCCTCACGCCGCCCCGGCTGCTGGTCATCTCCCAGGCGACACTGTCCCAGCAGACCCTGGAGGACATCTCCCAGCTCAAGTATGTGGAGAAGGTGGACTCCTTCGACGGGGGCGCGGTCAAGGTCTCCGGGGTCGGACTCAACCTGCTCGCGGTCGATCCGTCCCGGTTCCGCACCTGGGCGCCGAAGGCCGTGGCCGAGCAGCCCGGCGTCTGGAGCGCGCTGGCCGCGGGAGAGTTCGTCGCCGACAGTTCGGCCGTGCGCCGTCTCGGGCTGGCCCTCGGCTCGCAGTACCAGGTGGACGGCGGCATCCGGCTCAGGGTCGCGGCCTCCGCCCCGTTCGGCCTGCCCGGCGTGGACGGCCTGGTGAGCGCCGAGACCGGGCGGCGGCTCGGGCTGCTGCCGGGCGTGGCACTGCTGGTGAACGGTCCGCAGAAGGCCGTGGCCACCCTGAACGCCCGGGTGCGCAGGCTGCTGAGCTCCGGCGCCCAGGTGGTCACCGTGGGCGCGGGCCGTACGGCCGCCGTGAAGAAGCCCACCATCGGCAGGCCCGCCACGGAGAACGCGACCACGGACGAGGCCACCACCGGCAGGCAGCCGGGCGCGGTCCGGCAGGTGGCCGTCGGACGGCCCGGCAGCTACCTGGAGCTGTATCGCAGGTCGGCCGTGGCCTGCCCTGGCCTGTCATGGACGGTGCTCGCCGCGATCGGCCAGGTGGAGAGCTCGCACGGGCGCAACAACGGGCCGTCCTCGGCGGGAGCCCAGGGGCCCATGCAGTTCATGCCCGCCACCTGGAAGACCTACGGTGTGGACGGCGACGGCGACGGCGTCGCGAACATCTGGAGCCCCTACGACGCCGTCCCCTCGGCGGCCGGCTACCTGTGCGCCAACGGAGCGGGGCAGGGCGGCAAAAAGCTGGAGAAGGCCATCTGGTTCTACAACCACTCCTGGTCGTATGTCGCCAAGGTCATGTCCATCTCCCAGGGCTACGCCCGCGCCTACCCCTGA
- a CDS encoding prolyl oligopeptidase family serine peptidase, which produces MTPFNDIRDYVGVPRVASLRLSPDGTRLVSIVQALNADGKSYGTSLWEIPLDGRRPYRLTRSVKGEAGAEFTSEGDLLFGSRRPDPTVKDADEEVPALWLLPAAGGEARQIASRPGGVAGFATGGRSVVFGSDVLPGDEATEDERRKARKEAGISAILHESSPVRYWDHDLGPGEPRLFAGNLGDDRLTEVRDLTPQPGKALTEASYDVTPDGGTVVTTWTVLLPAGETRSRLVAIETADAGAQRVLAEQDGHDFDGPIKVSPDGRLVVCVRANQATAESIPEPTLWVVDLATGEGHAAGGELWPADIAWAPDSRSLYVAADHNGRRPIFHVPADGSEPARLTPDDGAYSSLNVASDGAVYALRSAVDRAAGPVRVTADGTVEELASPAPELELPGTLTEVTATTDDGATVRAWLVLPEGASAENPAPFLLWIHGGPLSSWNDWSWRWNPWIMAQHGYAVLLPDPCLSTGYGPEMIRRGWADWGPRTHADLMSITDAALELPEVDATRTAAMGGSFGGYMANWVAGHTDRFKAIVTHASLWNLDQFAGTTDAPAYWQREFGPVGGELYGKLSPHLSLPEISTPMLVIHGDKDYRVPIGEGLRLWWDLQRSDVESKFLYFPDENHWVLKPGNAVVWYETVLAFLDQHVLGREWKRPESLS; this is translated from the coding sequence GTGACCCCTTTCAACGACATTCGCGACTATGTCGGCGTACCGCGGGTGGCGTCCCTGCGGCTCTCCCCTGACGGAACCCGTCTGGTCAGCATCGTGCAGGCCCTGAACGCCGACGGCAAGTCCTACGGAACGTCCCTGTGGGAGATCCCCCTCGACGGGCGCAGACCGTACCGGCTGACCAGATCAGTCAAGGGCGAGGCCGGCGCCGAGTTCACCTCCGAGGGTGATCTGCTCTTCGGCTCGCGCCGCCCCGACCCGACCGTCAAGGACGCAGACGAGGAGGTCCCGGCGCTCTGGCTGCTGCCCGCGGCCGGCGGCGAGGCCAGGCAGATCGCCTCCCGGCCCGGAGGCGTGGCGGGCTTCGCGACCGGCGGCCGGAGCGTGGTCTTCGGCTCCGACGTCCTGCCCGGTGACGAGGCCACCGAGGACGAGCGGCGCAAGGCCCGCAAGGAGGCCGGGATCAGCGCGATCCTGCACGAGAGCTCCCCGGTGCGCTACTGGGACCATGACCTCGGCCCCGGCGAGCCCCGGCTGTTCGCCGGGAACCTCGGCGACGACCGGCTGACCGAGGTCAGGGACCTCACCCCGCAGCCGGGCAAGGCGTTGACCGAGGCCTCCTACGACGTGACCCCCGACGGCGGGACGGTCGTGACGACCTGGACGGTGCTGTTGCCGGCCGGCGAGACGCGCTCCCGGCTGGTGGCGATCGAGACGGCCGACGCCGGAGCCCAGCGGGTCCTGGCCGAGCAGGACGGCCACGACTTCGACGGTCCGATCAAGGTTTCTCCCGACGGGCGTCTGGTCGTGTGCGTGCGCGCCAACCAGGCCACCGCCGAGAGCATCCCCGAACCCACCCTGTGGGTCGTGGACCTGGCCACCGGGGAGGGGCACGCCGCCGGCGGCGAGCTCTGGCCGGCGGACATCGCCTGGGCTCCCGACTCGCGCTCCCTGTACGTGGCCGCCGACCACAACGGCCGGCGCCCGATCTTCCACGTCCCCGCCGACGGCTCCGAGCCGGCGCGGCTCACGCCCGACGACGGCGCCTACTCCTCGCTCAACGTCGCCTCCGACGGCGCCGTCTACGCGCTGCGCAGCGCGGTGGACCGCGCCGCCGGACCGGTCCGCGTCACCGCCGACGGCACGGTCGAGGAGCTGGCCTCCCCGGCGCCCGAGCTGGAGCTGCCCGGCACCCTGACCGAGGTCACCGCGACCACCGACGACGGTGCGACGGTCCGGGCCTGGCTCGTGCTGCCCGAGGGGGCCTCGGCGGAGAACCCCGCGCCGTTCCTGCTCTGGATCCACGGCGGCCCGCTGTCGAGCTGGAACGACTGGTCATGGCGGTGGAACCCGTGGATCATGGCCCAGCACGGCTACGCCGTCCTGCTGCCCGACCCCTGCCTGTCCACCGGTTACGGACCCGAGATGATCAGGCGCGGCTGGGCCGACTGGGGCCCGCGCACCCACGCCGACCTGATGTCGATCACCGACGCCGCGCTGGAGCTGCCCGAGGTGGACGCCACCCGGACCGCCGCCATGGGCGGATCGTTCGGCGGCTACATGGCCAACTGGGTCGCCGGGCACACCGACCGGTTCAAGGCGATCGTCACCCACGCCTCGCTCTGGAACCTGGACCAGTTCGCCGGCACCACCGACGCCCCCGCCTATTGGCAGCGGGAGTTCGGGCCGGTCGGCGGTGAGCTGTACGGCAAGCTCTCCCCGCACCTGTCCCTGCCGGAGATCTCCACGCCGATGCTGGTCATCCACGGGGACAAGGACTACCGGGTGCCCATCGGCGAGGGCCTGCGCCTGTGGTGGGACCTGCAGCGCTCGGACGTGGAGTCGAAGTTCCTGTACTTCCCGGACGAGAACCACTGGGTGCTCAAGCCGGGCAACGCCGTCGTCTGGTACGAGACGGTGCTGGCCTTCCTGGACCAGCACGTTCTCGGCCGGGAGTGGAAGCGGCCGGAGTCGCTCTCGTGA
- a CDS encoding alpha,alpha-trehalose-phosphate synthase (UDP-forming) codes for MQGRSPFLIVANRLPVDRAGEDTWRRSPGGLVTAIAPVLQRREGAWIGWHGAPDEQLGPFDHDGMHLIPVPLSESEVELYYEGFSNATLWPLYHDVVAPPVYSRTTWEAYRTVNERFARAAAEEAAENAVVWVQDYQLQLVPAMLRKLRPDLRIGFFLHIPFPPVELFSQLPWRKEIVEGLLGADLVGFQRPGGASNFIRLCRILLGLQHQKNEIQVDDRVVRVAAFPISVDFGEFDSLVREPHIIERAKEIRAELGDPECVLLGVDRLDYTKGIGQRLKAFEELLCEGSIKAGEAAFVQIATPSRERVEEYVRLRDSIDRQVGRINGEQGELGLQPVQYMHQSYGRDELASLYLAADVMVVTPLRDGMNLVAKEYIACRNDLRGALVLSEFAGAADELRQAFMVNPYDIDGLKRMMLTAMRATPHDLSRRMRSLRRRVATYDVDRWAKEFLAALES; via the coding sequence GTGCAGGGCCGCAGTCCGTTTCTGATCGTGGCTAACCGCCTTCCCGTCGACCGGGCGGGGGAGGACACCTGGCGGCGCAGCCCCGGCGGCCTGGTCACCGCGATCGCCCCCGTCCTCCAGCGCCGGGAGGGCGCCTGGATCGGCTGGCACGGCGCCCCCGACGAGCAGCTCGGGCCCTTCGACCACGACGGCATGCACCTCATCCCCGTGCCGCTGTCGGAGTCGGAGGTGGAGCTCTACTACGAGGGCTTCTCCAACGCCACCCTCTGGCCCCTCTACCACGACGTGGTCGCCCCCCCGGTCTACTCGCGGACCACCTGGGAGGCCTACCGGACGGTCAACGAGCGTTTCGCCCGCGCCGCCGCCGAGGAGGCCGCGGAGAACGCGGTGGTGTGGGTTCAGGACTACCAGCTCCAGCTGGTCCCGGCCATGCTGCGCAAGCTCCGCCCCGACCTGCGCATCGGTTTCTTCCTGCACATCCCCTTCCCTCCCGTCGAGCTGTTCTCCCAGCTCCCGTGGCGCAAGGAGATCGTGGAGGGCCTCCTGGGCGCCGACCTCGTGGGGTTCCAGCGCCCCGGTGGCGCGTCCAACTTCATCCGGCTCTGCCGCATCCTGCTGGGCCTGCAGCACCAGAAGAACGAGATCCAGGTGGACGACAGGGTCGTCCGGGTCGCGGCGTTCCCCATCTCCGTGGACTTCGGCGAGTTCGACTCCCTGGTCCGCGAGCCGCACATCATCGAGCGGGCCAAGGAGATCCGCGCCGAGCTGGGCGACCCCGAGTGCGTGCTGCTCGGCGTCGACCGCCTCGACTACACCAAGGGCATCGGCCAGCGGCTGAAGGCGTTCGAGGAGCTGCTCTGCGAGGGCTCGATCAAGGCGGGGGAGGCGGCGTTCGTGCAGATCGCGACGCCGAGCCGGGAGCGGGTGGAGGAGTACGTCCGGTTGCGCGACTCGATCGATCGGCAGGTCGGCCGGATCAACGGGGAGCAGGGCGAGCTGGGCCTGCAGCCGGTGCAGTACATGCACCAGTCCTACGGCAGGGACGAGCTGGCCTCGCTCTACCTGGCCGCCGACGTGATGGTGGTGACCCCGCTGCGCGACGGGATGAACCTGGTCGCCAAGGAGTACATCGCCTGCCGCAACGACCTGCGCGGCGCGCTGGTGCTCAGCGAGTTCGCCGGTGCGGCCGACGAGCTGCGCCAGGCGTTCATGGTGAACCCCTACGACATCGACGGACTCAAGCGGATGATGCTGACCGCGATGCGGGCCACGCCGCACGATCTGTCCCGCCGGATGCGCTCGTTGCGCAGACGGGTGGCGACCTACGACGTGGACCGCTGGGCGAAGGAGTTTCTCGCCGCCCTGGAGTCCTGA
- a CDS encoding ferrochelatase: MGTYDALLVVSFGGPEKPDDVMPFLENVVRGRGIPRERLLEVEAHYQRFGGMSPINQRCRDLITAVGPTIDLPVYWGNRNWHPYLEDTLRQMAADGVRRAAAFVTAAYSSYSACRQYIDDIALARAAVEGAPEIVKLRHYFDHPGFVAAMVEHTREALAELPAEHRDAARLVFTAHSIPTSMADTAGPQGGAYEAQLRRAASLITAELGGDRPWDLVWQSRSGAPHIPWLEPDVCDHLREVDAPAVVLVPIGFVSDHMEVVYDLDVEAVEVAEEIGLPLARAATAGTHPRFVSMIGELLAEPEPVACAATCCPAPPRRPVQPSGAGRQG, encoded by the coding sequence ATGGGGACCTATGACGCATTGCTCGTCGTCTCGTTCGGAGGGCCGGAGAAGCCCGACGACGTGATGCCGTTTCTGGAGAACGTCGTGCGGGGCCGGGGGATCCCGCGCGAGCGGCTGCTGGAGGTCGAGGCTCACTACCAGCGTTTCGGCGGGATGAGCCCGATCAACCAGCGGTGCCGCGACCTGATCACGGCGGTCGGCCCGACCATCGACCTGCCGGTCTACTGGGGGAACCGCAACTGGCATCCCTATCTGGAGGACACGCTCCGCCAGATGGCCGCCGACGGCGTGCGCAGGGCGGCGGCGTTCGTCACCGCCGCCTACAGCTCCTACTCGGCCTGCCGGCAGTACATCGACGACATCGCGCTGGCCAGGGCCGCGGTGGAGGGCGCCCCGGAGATCGTCAAGCTCCGGCACTACTTCGACCACCCCGGCTTCGTCGCGGCCATGGTGGAACACACCCGCGAGGCGCTCGCGGAGCTGCCGGCCGAGCACCGGGACGCCGCGCGCCTGGTCTTCACCGCACACAGCATCCCGACGTCGATGGCCGACACGGCCGGCCCGCAGGGCGGGGCCTACGAGGCGCAGCTACGCCGGGCGGCCTCGTTGATCACCGCCGAGCTGGGCGGCGACCGGCCGTGGGACCTGGTCTGGCAGAGCCGCAGCGGCGCCCCGCACATCCCCTGGCTGGAGCCCGACGTCTGCGACCATCTGCGGGAGGTCGACGCCCCCGCGGTGGTGCTGGTGCCGATCGGGTTCGTCTCCGACCACATGGAGGTCGTCTACGACCTCGACGTGGAGGCGGTGGAGGTGGCCGAGGAGATCGGTCTCCCGCTGGCCAGGGCCGCCACCGCGGGCACCCACCCCCGGTTCGTCTCGATGATCGGCGAGCTGCTGGCCGAACCGGAGCCGGTGGCCTGCGCGGCCACCTGCTGCCCCGCCCCACCGCGCCGCCCGGTCCAGCCGTCGGGGGCGGGCCGTCAGGGGTAG
- a CDS encoding inositol monophosphatase family protein, giving the protein METVGTFAHLAEEIAREAGEMLLAKRPARPEVLATKSSPTDVVTALDRASEELIRARIKAVRPDDAILGEEGGSTGGGRVRWIVDPIDGTVNFLYGLPDWAVSIAVEVDGEVVAGVVNVVPRGEVFTAAKGEGAWLAGERLHCNTGVPLNRALIATGFGYEVGRRKVQAEVLTHVVPRVRDIRRAGSAAADLCSVAAGRVDGYYERGPQAWDYAAGGLVATEAGARLGGLNGRPANPELTLCAAPGLFEELHELLVPLNPERDA; this is encoded by the coding sequence GTGGAGACCGTGGGCACCTTCGCCCACCTGGCCGAGGAGATCGCCCGGGAGGCCGGGGAGATGCTCCTGGCCAAACGGCCCGCCCGGCCCGAGGTGCTGGCCACCAAGTCCAGCCCCACCGACGTGGTGACCGCGCTGGACCGGGCGTCGGAGGAGCTGATCCGCGCCAGGATCAAGGCGGTCAGGCCGGATGACGCGATCCTCGGCGAGGAGGGCGGCTCGACCGGCGGCGGCCGGGTCCGCTGGATCGTGGACCCGATCGACGGGACGGTCAACTTCCTGTACGGCCTGCCCGACTGGGCGGTCAGCATCGCGGTCGAGGTCGACGGCGAGGTCGTCGCCGGCGTGGTCAACGTGGTGCCCCGCGGGGAGGTCTTCACCGCGGCCAAGGGCGAGGGCGCGTGGCTGGCGGGGGAGCGGCTGCACTGCAACACCGGTGTGCCGCTGAACCGGGCGTTGATCGCCACCGGGTTCGGTTACGAGGTCGGGCGGCGGAAGGTCCAGGCGGAGGTGCTCACCCACGTGGTGCCGCGCGTGCGCGACATCCGCCGGGCCGGTTCGGCGGCGGCGGACCTGTGCTCGGTGGCGGCCGGCCGGGTGGACGGCTACTACGAGCGGGGTCCGCAGGCCTGGGACTACGCGGCCGGTGGTCTCGTCGCCACCGAGGCGGGAGCCAGGTTGGGCGGTCTGAACGGCAGACCGGCCAACCCGGAGCTCACGCTCTGCGCGGCGCCGGGCCTGTTCGAGGAGTTGCACGAGCTGCTGGTACCGCTGAACCCGGAGCGCGACGCCTGA
- a CDS encoding sensor histidine kinase, whose translation MISPHSEREARKGERPSFTSPVRAQAPPPTGPPVWDGPPPTGVPPVRPTIPDWARAVIDRVSIRWRLTITYGVLFFVAGMLLLFVIYMMVGWAINEAWPHVSLPDAPALYEQKFQEQWNLARVAAVYEARNALLSRSLMALAGVGILAVIIGYLVADRALKPIQQMTTTARKLSGTTLAHERIDLKGPNDELKELADTFDAMLTRLNVAFDTQRRFVANASHELRTPLTINRTVLEIALGDPEASGDLKALGRTLLEVNARNEQLIEGLLLLARSERELSVRKPVDMKDVAETAVDQLTSRAEEAGVTMTAELRNAATEGDPVLLERCVANLVENAIKHNLPESGRLWVRTGMVEGALVVQVANTGPHVPAYEVNSLFEPFRRLNADRVESARGAGLGLSIVRAVVRAHGGNVTAVPRDGGGLVVTVRLQAR comes from the coding sequence ATGATCAGCCCGCACTCCGAGAGGGAGGCCAGGAAGGGCGAGCGGCCGTCCTTCACCTCTCCGGTCCGGGCCCAGGCCCCGCCGCCGACCGGACCGCCGGTATGGGACGGGCCGCCGCCGACGGGTGTCCCTCCGGTGCGGCCCACGATCCCCGACTGGGCGAGGGCGGTCATCGACCGGGTCAGCATCCGGTGGCGGCTCACCATCACCTACGGCGTGCTGTTCTTCGTGGCAGGGATGCTCCTGCTGTTCGTGATCTACATGATGGTGGGCTGGGCCATCAACGAGGCCTGGCCGCACGTCAGCCTGCCGGACGCGCCGGCCCTCTACGAGCAGAAGTTCCAGGAGCAGTGGAACCTGGCCCGGGTCGCCGCGGTCTATGAGGCACGTAACGCCCTGCTCAGCCGCTCGCTGATGGCCCTGGCGGGCGTGGGCATCCTGGCGGTCATCATCGGTTATCTCGTCGCCGACCGGGCGCTCAAGCCGATCCAGCAGATGACCACGACGGCCCGCAAGCTCTCCGGCACCACGCTCGCCCACGAGCGGATCGACCTCAAGGGGCCCAACGACGAGCTCAAGGAACTGGCCGATACCTTCGACGCCATGCTGACCAGGCTCAATGTGGCGTTCGACACACAGCGAAGATTCGTGGCCAACGCCTCACACGAGCTCCGGACCCCCTTGACGATCAATCGGACGGTCCTGGAGATCGCCCTGGGAGACCCCGAGGCGTCGGGGGATCTCAAGGCGCTGGGCCGTACGCTCCTGGAGGTCAACGCCCGCAACGAACAGCTCATCGAGGGCCTGCTGCTCCTGGCCCGCAGCGAGCGTGAGCTTAGCGTGCGCAAGCCGGTGGACATGAAGGACGTCGCCGAGACCGCCGTTGACCAGCTCACCTCGCGTGCCGAGGAGGCCGGGGTCACCATGACCGCCGAGCTCCGGAACGCCGCCACCGAAGGCGATCCGGTGCTGCTGGAGCGCTGCGTGGCCAATCTCGTGGAGAACGCGATAAAGCACAACCTTCCCGAATCCGGACGTTTGTGGGTACGTACGGGAATGGTGGAGGGGGCACTGGTTGTTCAGGTGGCCAACACGGGGCCGCATGTGCCCGCATACGAGGTGAACAGCCTGTTCGAGCCGTTCCGGCGGCTCAACGCCGACCGGGTCGAATCGGCCAGGGGAGCGGGTCTCGGGCTGTCCATCGTCCGTGCGGTCGTGCGGGCTCACGGGGGCAACGTGACCGCCGTTCCCAGGGACGGAGGAGGTCTGGTGGTGACTGTGAGACTCCAGGCACGCTGA
- a CDS encoding DUF4193 domain-containing protein translates to MATDYDSPRKTDDDLNEDSLQELQARRTDKSSGSIDIDETDLAESLELPGADLSNEELSLRVIPRQADEFTCGRCFLVHHRSQLAVERNGQQICRECAA, encoded by the coding sequence ATGGCAACCGATTACGACAGCCCACGCAAGACCGACGACGACCTCAATGAGGACAGTCTTCAGGAACTGCAGGCACGCCGTACCGACAAGTCCTCGGGCAGCATCGACATCGACGAGACGGATCTCGCCGAGTCGCTCGAACTGCCGGGTGCGGATCTGTCGAACGAGGAGCTTTCGCTCCGGGTGATTCCTCGTCAGGCCGACGAGTTCACCTGCGGGCGTTGCTTCCTGGTGCATCACCGCAGTCAGCTCGCCGTTGAAAGGAACGGCCAGCAGATCTGCCGGGAGTGCGCGGCCTGA
- a CDS encoding DUF4235 domain-containing protein, which yields MAGKTEKQDMAWRAIGGLVGLATAWAARKVIGFAWEKTTGKKPPSDNESLDISLGEAIGYAVVMGVGMQVAQILTARTARKRYNAWKAVKDTARDVTS from the coding sequence ATGGCCGGCAAGACCGAGAAGCAGGACATGGCCTGGCGGGCCATCGGAGGCCTGGTGGGGCTGGCCACCGCCTGGGCCGCCAGGAAGGTCATCGGGTTCGCCTGGGAGAAGACCACCGGCAAGAAGCCCCCGTCGGACAACGAGTCCCTGGACATCAGTCTCGGTGAGGCGATCGGCTACGCCGTGGTGATGGGGGTGGGCATGCAGGTCGCGCAGATCCTGACCGCCCGCACCGCCCGGAAGCGTTACAACGCCTGGAAGGCCGTGAAGGACACGGCCAGGGACGTAACCTCCTGA
- a CDS encoding MFS transporter: MFSAPGVKGFVIAGLIGRMPMSMLGIGIILLIEALTDSFAMAGAVAATVNVSYAVAAPLTGRLVDRFGQARVIVPLTLTQGAALTALMLCAHLRAPSWVLFAAGVVTGASSVSLGSLVRARWSHLLAGSARLHAAFSFESVADEIVFVAGPALVTALATMVNPYAGLIVALACLVGGTLAFAAQRGTEPPVRPYDRHSGTPITIPGVVLLSCVFLAMGAVFGSLDLITVAFAEEHGAKAAAGLLLAAIACGSLVSGLWYGARQWKVSLRRRFVRALGVFALGLTPIILIGDVRVMAPALFLAGLAISPTIITGYTLIERMVPANLLTEGMAWLSTAIGFGVALGAWAGGRLTDAFGASNAYGFSFACALLAVIIGVGGSAWLRTPVPQQQS; the protein is encoded by the coding sequence ATGTTCAGCGCGCCCGGGGTCAAGGGGTTCGTCATCGCCGGGCTCATCGGGCGGATGCCGATGTCCATGCTCGGCATCGGCATCATCCTGCTCATCGAGGCCCTCACCGACTCCTTCGCCATGGCGGGTGCGGTCGCGGCCACCGTCAACGTCTCCTACGCCGTCGCCGCCCCCCTGACGGGGCGCCTGGTGGACAGGTTCGGCCAGGCCAGGGTAATCGTCCCGCTCACCCTGACACAGGGTGCCGCGCTGACGGCCCTGATGCTGTGCGCGCATCTCCGGGCACCCTCATGGGTCCTGTTCGCCGCCGGCGTCGTGACCGGCGCGAGCTCGGTGTCGCTCGGCTCGCTCGTGCGTGCCCGCTGGTCACACCTGCTGGCAGGGTCGGCCCGGCTGCACGCGGCGTTCTCCTTCGAGTCGGTCGCCGACGAGATCGTCTTCGTCGCCGGGCCCGCGCTGGTCACCGCCCTGGCCACCATGGTCAACCCCTACGCCGGCCTGATCGTGGCCCTGGCCTGCCTGGTCGGGGGCACTCTCGCCTTCGCGGCGCAGCGCGGCACCGAGCCACCGGTCCGCCCGTACGACAGGCACTCGGGCACCCCGATCACCATTCCCGGCGTCGTCCTGCTGTCGTGCGTCTTCCTGGCGATGGGCGCGGTCTTCGGCTCGCTGGACCTGATCACGGTGGCGTTCGCCGAGGAGCACGGCGCCAAGGCCGCCGCCGGGCTGCTGCTCGCCGCCATCGCCTGCGGAAGTCTGGTCTCCGGGCTCTGGTACGGCGCGCGGCAGTGGAAGGTCTCCCTGCGCCGCCGCTTCGTCCGCGCCCTCGGGGTCTTCGCACTCGGGCTGACCCCGATCATCCTGATCGGCGACGTCAGGGTGATGGCCCCGGCGCTGTTCCTCGCCGGGCTGGCCATCTCTCCGACGATCATCACCGGCTACACGCTGATCGAGCGGATGGTCCCGGCCAACCTGCTCACCGAGGGCATGGCGTGGCTCTCCACCGCGATCGGGTTCGGCGTGGCGCTCGGCGCCTGGGCGGGTGGCCGCCTCACCGACGCGTTCGGCGCTTCCAACGCCTACGGGTTCTCCTTCGCCTGTGCCCTCCTCGCCGTGATCATCGGCGTGGGCGGCTCCGCCTGGCTGCGGACCCCTGTCCCCCAGCAGCAATCATGA